AGCTGAAGCCAGCGCTGACGTTGACAAAAATCCCCTAGTAAAAGGCATTGTCCAGACCCTGGAGGGTTTGTCTATCGGCCAAGCCACTGCTTTATGGGGAGATGTTCCGTATTCGGAAGCTTTTACCCCGTTGACTATTCCCCAGCCTAAGTTCGATGCGCAGAAGGACGTGTACACCAGTGTGCAAACCTTGCTGACAGATGCCGCCGCTAATTTGGCGAAGCCCGGCATCAGTCCGGGAGCGGCCGATATTTTCTTTGGTGGCACAAGCGCGTACTGGTTAGGTGCAGCCAATACATTGCGTGCCCGCTATTATCTGCACACCAAAGATTATACCAACGCTGCTAAATACGCAGCCTTGGGCGTGGCACGCCCAGGCGGCACACCGGCCACGAACACCGAGTTGATTATCGCTCACCCAGGTACAGCGGTCCACGTTGACATGAACCTAATCTATTCCTTTCTTGATCAGGACCGTTCCGGCGACATTACTGCTGATGCCGCCTTTGCAACCAAACTGCTGGCAACTGGCCACACCAACACTAAAACCAACGAAACTGGCCGACTCAATTATTTCTATACTAAGACGTTCGTCAACGGTGTTCAGAAAGGATATGCCACTATCGATTACGAGCCTAACATCTACAACGGTGCTTTTACCCCTGGCAGTTCTTACCCTATCGTCACCTATGTCGAAACGCAGCTGATTTTGGCTGAGGCACAGCTTCGACTTGGTAATTTCACTGCGGCTCTGGCGGCCTTAAATGCCGTGCGCGCTTATCATGCTGGTAGCACCAGCCTCTACGCTGCTAGAGGCACGGCGCAGTACGACGCTTATACAGCGGCCGATTTTGCCGCCGGTGGCATCGCGGTATACGGCACGGCCAACGCCAATGAGGCCCTGTTGAAGGAAATTCTGACGGAAAAGTATCTGAGCATGATTGGCCAGATTGAGCCCTTCAACGACCAGCGCCGCGCTCGGCCGCTAGCCGGCGGCAGCGTGCTGGCACAAAGCGTGGTGGGCGTGACGCCCAAGAAGGGCGCTGTGCTCCCCCAGCGCTTCCTCTACCCGCAAAGCGAAATAACGACCAACTCCAACACGCCCGCTCAGACCAATGCGGACTTGTTCACGCCCACCAGCGTGAACCAGTAGTAACTAACTACTGTAGTTGGCCATTTTAAGGGCCCCGCACCGCTTGGTGCGGGGCCCTTTTTGTGCATTGGCCAGTCTGTTCCACCGTTCTTTGGGTCCCACTTGCCCCGCCCGCCCATGCCCACCGGCACCATTTTGCTGATTGACGACGAAACCCAGCTGCGCACCGTGGTGGGGCGGCTGCTGGAACTGGAAGGATACACCGTGTGGCAAGCCCCCGACGCCCGCCGCGGCCTGCAAACCTTGCACGACCACGCCGACGACATCTTGCTGGTGCTGAGCGACGTGAAGCTGCCCGACGGCTACGGCGTGGAGCTGCTGCCCCGCTACAAGGCGCAGGCGCCCCTGGCCGAGGTGGTGCTGATGACCGCCTACGGCACCGTGGCCGACGGCGTGCGCGCCATGAAGGCGGGGGCCTTCGACTACCTCACCAAGGGCGACTCCGACGACCAATTGCTGGTGGTGGCCGAGCGGGCCGTGGAAAAAGCCCGCCTCCAGCACCGCGTGGCCGACCTGGAGCGCCAAGTGGCGGGGGCCCAGTCCACGTTCGACGCCATCATCGGGCACGCGCCGGCCCTGGAAGCGGCCAAGCACCTGGCCCGCCAGGCGGCACCCACCGACGCCACCGTGCTGCTGGGGGGCCCCACGGGCGCGGGCAAGGAGCTGTTTGCCCAGGCCATCCACGGGGCCAGCGGGCGGCGCAACAAGGCATTCGTGGCCGTCAATTGCAGCGCCTTTTCGTGCGAATTGCTGGAGTCAGAGCTGTTTGGCTACAAGAAGGGAGCCTTCACGGGGGCCCAGGCTGTAAGCTTCCCCTGTAAGTAGGCCAGTGTAAACTAGTAGGATAAATCTAGTATCTTGTCGGGTAAAATGACCTGACAAATGGCGAAGTATTATGTCTTAGCGCTGAGGGCCGAAGAACAGGCCTCGCTAACGGAACTCGTGCAGCAGCGGCGCGTGGCCAGCGCCCGGCTTGTGCGGGCTCAGTGCCTGTTGGCCGTAGCTACAAACGGCTTGAACTGGAGCGACACCCAGACTAGCCAAGCCTACGGCGTGAGTACGCGCACCCTGGAGCGCCTGCGCCAACGCGCCTGCGAGGCGGGCGTGGAGGCCGCCCTGCTGGGGCAGCCCCGCCAGCAGTGGCCGGCCAGTAAGTACACCGGGGAGGTGGAGGCGCACCTGGCCGCGGCGGCCTGCTCCACCCCGCCCGAAGGGTACGCCCACTGGACATTGCGCTTGTTGGCCGCTCACCTGGTCACGCTGCAGGTGCTGCCCGAGGCCAGCCCGGCGATGGTGGGGCGGGTACTAAAAAAAATGCGTTACAGCCCTGGAAGCGACAGATGTGGGTGATTCCACCCGCTCAGAACGCGGCCTTCGTCTGCGCCATGGAACGGGTGCTTGACGTCTACCAACGCCCGTACGACCCAGCCCAGCCAGTCGTGTGCCTGGATGAGTCGCCCAAGCAATTACTACGCGAAAGCCGCGTGCCACTCCCGCTGCCCGATGGCAGCACCCGCTACGACTGCGAGTACCACCGCCAGGGCGTGGCCCAGGTGTATATGCTGCACGAGCCGCTGGCCGGTCGCCGCCGGGTGCAGGTCGAAGACCGCCATGACCGACTCACGTTTGCCCGGGCGGTAGCCCGCCTGCTGGAGGAGGACTACGCCCAAGCGACGCGCGTGACGCTGGTGCTCGACAATTTGTCGGCGCACCAGCCCGCCGCTTTTTACGAGATTTTTGACCCGGTACGGGCGCACGCCCTGTTGCAGCGCGTGGAATTTGTGTTCACCCCCAAGCATGGCTCGTGGCTCAACATGGCTGAAATCGAGTTTGCCGCCCTGCTCACCCACGGCCTGCCGCAGCGCGTGCCCGACCGGCCGACGCTGGAAGCGCACTGCTACGCTTGGCAACTAGCGCGCAACCAACTGGGGGCACCCACCAACTGGCAGTTTACAACCGAGAAGGCCCGCATCAAACTCAAACGGTTGTACCCGACAACCGGCTAGATTTGACCTACTAGAGGAAGGTGGTATTTTTCATCCCCCCCTTTTTTTACCAGCCCTATGAAAAAGAGTCGATTTAGTGAAGCCCAAATAGTGGGTATGTTGCGTCAGCAGGAACAAGGGCAGACCGTCGCCCAGAGTTGCCGGGCGCACAGCATCAGCGAAGCCACGTTCTACGCGTGGAAAAACAAGCTCGGCGGCATAAGCACCAGTGAGTTGCAACGCCTTAAGCATTTAGCGGACGAAAACCGCCGCCTCAACCAGCTCTACGCCGAGTTGAGTCTGGAAAACCAGGTTATCAAGGAGGTGTTGCGAAAAAAGTAACCACCCCCACGGCCCGGCGCCAAGTAGCGCACTACGCCTGTGAGCGGGGGCTGAGCCAGCGCCAGGCGTGTCGACTCGCGGGTCTGGCCCGCGACCGCTATGCCACCCCGCCGGGCGGGGGCCGTGGGGGACTGCAAGCCACCGACGCCGACCTGGTCACCCGCTTGCGGGCGCTGGTCAAGCGGCACGGGGGCTGGGGATGTTGGAAATACTACTACCGGCTGCGCAAGTTGGGGGTACTGGTCAATCACAAGCGGCTATGGCGTATCTACCAGCTCCTGAGCTTACAACTGGGTAAGGGGCGCAAAAAGAAGCGGTTGCCTGAACGGGTCAAGCAGCCGTTGGAAGTCCCCATCCAGCCCAATGTCTGCTGGTCGCTCGACTTTATGAGCGAGGCCTTAACCGATGGGCGGCGCTTCCGCACCTTGAACGTAGTCGAAGATTGGAACCGGGAAGTGCTCGGTATTGAAGTCGATTTCTCGCTGCCCGCCACGCGGGTAGTGGCCCTGCTCACCACCCTGGTCAGCCGCTACGGCTCGCCGACCCGGATTCGGGTGGATAACGGCCCTGAACTTATCAGCCAGGTGCTGCAGACCTGGTGTGAAGACCAGCACATCGAGTTGCACTGGATTCAACCCGCTAGCCCGACCCAAAATGCCTATATTGAACGCTTTAACGGTTCGTTTCGCCGCGAGCTGCTCAATGCCTACCTCTTTACCACGCTACGGCAGGTGCGCGAACAATGCCAGAGCTGGCAGTACGATTACAATCATTTGCGCCCGCATGAGGCCCTTAACTTTCTAACCCCCATTGAGTTTCGTCAAGCTGCCTAACTCTAGTTTTGACTGGCCTACTTTGAGGGGGAGCTTACAGGCGGCTGTGGGTCGAGAGCGAGCTGGGCAGCGGCAGCGCCTTCCACTTCACCCTGCCCATCGCCGGGTAGCCCGTTCGGAATGTTCTACCCGCCACCGCCCGCGCCACCGCCTGTCATCCTGAACGCAGTGAAGGATGACAGGCGGGCCGTTGGGGTACCACCCGTTGGGGCAAGCCAGTGGGCACGCATCCGCCGGGGCCCTAATTCCCGAAGCCGAAGCCCAGGTACACCTCCAGGCTGCGGGTGTAGATGTTGTTGTTGGACAGGAACACGGCGCCGCTGTTGTACTGCACGTTGGCGTCTTGCTGGTAGAGGCGGCTGAAGCTCAGGTTGTAGCGCGCGCCGAGGCGGGCGTTGCCCACCCGGTACTCAAGACCGCCCACGCCGCCCAGGGCGAAGCGCTGGTAGCGGCCGCCGAGCGGCACGTTGTCGCCGTCGCGGGCCACGTCGAGCAGCACCGACGCCTGGGGCCCCGCGTGGAAGCTGAGGTTGGGCGTGAGGTTGCCCACGAACAGCACCGGCAGGTCGAGGTAGTTGAGGCGCGTGTTGTAGGCCGCGGTGCTGCCCAGCGTGGTGCGGTAGCCGCGGCGGGCGTACAGCAGCTCGGCCTGCACCGAGGCAAACTTGTTGATGCCCAGCTGCCCGTACGCCCCCAGGTGGAAGGCGGGCAGGCGGTCGGCGTTGGGCAGGGCGCTGGCCCCGTCGCCGGTGATGGACGAGAGCGAGTAGCCGGCCTTGAGGCCCACGCTGGTGCGGGTGGCGGGGCGCGGCGCGGGGGCGGGCGGCGTGGGCTTGGCGGGGGCGTCGGCATCGGCCTGGGCGCGGGCGGCGGGGGCCGCAGCGGTGCCCACGAGCAGGGCCAGGAGAAGTTTTTTCATGAAACGCAAAACGTAACGGGGGTGATGGGCCGAGCCGGGAGGCCCGGCCGGCGCGCAAATAGTGCGGGGGCCCCAGCTTTTCATATGAAGCCCGCCGGGCCAATCGCCCAATGGGCAAAAATCCCCGACCAACCCCGCCAAACATGGTCACGCTCGGCATCATTTTCGGCGACATTGGCACCTCGCCGCTCTACGTGTTTCAAACCATCATCGGGCCCCGGCCGGTGAGCGAGCTGCTGGTGTACGGCGGCGTGTCGGCCGTTTTCTGGACGCTCACGCTCCAGACCACCACCAAGTACATCCTGCTGACGCTGGAGGCCGACGACCACGGCGAGGGCGGCATTTTCTCGCTGTTTCCGCTGGTGAAGAGCCGGGGCCGCTGGCTGCTGTTTCCGGCCATCATCGGGGCGGGCACGCTGCTGGCCGACGGCATCATCACGCCGCCCATCTCGGTCACATCGGCCATCGAAGGCCTGAAAATTCTGTACCCAGCGCTCAACCAGGGAACCATCGTCGTCGTGGTGCTGGTCATCATCAGCCTGCTGTTTGGGTTCCAGCAGTTCGGCACCAAAATCGTGGGCGCCGCCTTCGGGCCCATCATGCTGGTCTGGTTTTCGGTGATTGGCACGCTGGGCCTCGTCCAGATTGCGCACCACCCCGGCGTGCTGGCCGCCCTGAACCCCGTGTACGCCGTGCGCCTGCTGACGGAGTACCCCAAGGGCTGCTGGCTGCTGGGGGCCGTGTTTCTCTGCACCACCGGGGCCGAGGCCTGTACTCGGACCTGGGCCACTGCGGCCGCAAGAATATCCGCACGTCGTGGGTTTTTGTGAAAACCACGCTCGTGCTCAACTACCTGGGCCAGGCCGCCTGGACGATGGGCCACGTGGGCGCGCCACTGGCCAGCAACCAAAACCCATTTTTCATGATTGCCCCGCCGTGGGCCCTGGTGCCGCTCATTATTTTGGCCACGATGGCCACCATCATCGCCTCGCAGGCCCTCATCTCGGGCTCCTACACGCTTATTTCGGAGGCCGTGAGCCTGCGCTTCTGGCCCAAGGTGCGGGTGCTGTTCCCCACGGACCAGCGCGGGCAGATTTACGTGCCCAGCATCAACTGGCTGCTGTGGTTTGGTTGCGTGTGCGTGCAGCTGCACTTCCAAACCTCCGAGGCCATGACGGCGGCTTACGGCTTCTCCATCACGGTGGCCATGCTGATGACCAGCATCTTGCTGTCGCAGTACCTGCGCGGCGTCAAGCACTGGGCCGTGCCGGTGGTGGCGGCTATTATGCTGGTGTTCTTCACCGTTGAGACGTCGTTTCTCATCGCCAACATCACCAAGCTGCTGAACCGGCTCGGCATTTTGGTGTTCGAGTGGGGCCTGATTTTCATGATGTACCTGGGCTGCAAGGGCCGCGAAATCAAGAACCGCCTGCTGGCCACCGTGCCCGTGGCCAGCAGCGTGCCCACGCTGGAAGAGCTGAGCGCCGACACCTCGGTGCGCCGCTACGCCTCCAACCTGGTGTACCTCACGCACAGCAAAACGCCCGGCGCGCTGGAGAGCGAAATCCTCTACTCCATCATCCGCAAGCAGCCCAAGCGGGCCGACCGCTACTGGTTCATCAACATGAGCACCCTCACCGACCCGTACTCGACGCGCTACAGCGTGGAGGAGCTAGTGCCGGGCGTGGCGTACAAAATCAACTTCCGGCTCGGCTTCCGGGTGCAGCCCCGCCTCAACCTGCTGTTCAGAAGGGTACTGGAGGAAATGGCCGCGCGCGGCGAAATCGACATTACCTCGCGCTACGACTCGCTGGCCCGCCACCACCTGCCCGGCGACTTCCGCTTCGTGGTGCTCGAAAAGGTGCTCAGCTACGACAACCAGCTCACTTGGTAGGAGCGCTTCTTCATGAACGGCTACTTCTTCATCAACCGCTTCGCCATCTCCGACCAGCAGCTTTTCGGCCTGGACACCAGCGACGTGGCCGTGGAGAAAGTGCCGCTCACCATCAAGCCCGCCGCCAACAACTACGACCTGCTGCGCGACGCCCCCGAGCTGGCCCAAGACCCCGTGCCCGCCGCCCTGGTGCCCGCCGGGGCCCCGGCGTAGGGCCCCGGGCGCGGGCGGCGGGGCCCCGGGGCCCTGGCCCTACGCCACCGGCAGCACCAGGAACACGCCCGTGCCCTGCCCCGGCCGCGAGCGAACGGTGAGCGTGCCGCCCAGCAGCCCCACCCGCGTGCGGATGCCGGCCAGCCCCAGGCCCGGCGGGGGCCCCGGCGCGTCCGCGTCGAAGCCCACCCCGTTGTCTTCCACGCTCAGGTGCACCTCGGGGCCCTCGCGGGCCACTTGCACAAACACCTCGCGGGCGCGGGCGTGCTTCATCACGTTGTTGAGCAGCTCCTGCACCGTCCGGTACACGGCCGTGGCCAAGGGGGCGGGCAGGGGCGCGTCGAGGTTGCTCAAGTTCAAGTCGACGGCGAGCTGGTTGGCGGGGATGCGGCGGGCCAGCTCGCGCAGGGCCGCGGGCAGGCCAAAGTCCTCCAGGATGCTGGGCGTCAGCTCGAAGGCCATGGTGCGGGTGGCCCGGATGGCGTCGCTCAGCAGCTCCTGGCCGGCGCGCACCGCCGCCGAGGGCGGCAGCGCGTCGAGGTGCAGGCGGGTGGCGTACAGCAGCTGGCCCACGCCGTTGTGCAGGGCCTCGGCAATGCGGCGGCGCTCCTCCTCCTGGGCCGTGAGCACGGCCACTAGCAGCACCTGCTGCTGGCGGGCCACCGTCTGCTTCAGCAGTTCCGACTCGGTGACGTCGAGCGCAAACCTGACCCCTTCGCGGTAAATGGGGTCCCAGAAGCTGTAGGTGAGGAAGTAGGCGGGCTGCTCGGGGGTGCCCAGCACCGCTAGGTGGTTATCGTCGTGGCCCGCCAGCAGGCGCCCGATGGCCGCGGCTTCGCTCGGAAACACCTCAGCGGCCAACTGCCCTACCAAGCCATTGTCGGCCAGGCCCAGGCGGCGCAGGCCGGCCCCGGCCAGGCTGAGGTAGCGGCCCTCGGGGTCGAAGCGGATCAGGGCCACGGGCAGGCTTTTCAGGATGTGGTCGAGCAGGCGGTTTTTGTAGTGCAGCTCTTCTTCGGCGGCGTACAGGGCCGTCACGTCGCGCAGCACGCCGGCCAGGCTCTTTACCTGGCCGTGCGCGTCGGCCACCGCCCGGCCCGCCGCCGACACGTGGTGCACCGAGCCGTCGGGCCACACCGCCCGGTAATCGATGGCGAGCGGGGCCTGCGCCGCAATGGCCGCCTCCGTGGCCGCCCACACCCGGGGGGCATCGTCGGGGTGCAGGCGCTCGCCCAGCACGGCGGCGGGCACGGGGGCGGGGTCGAAGGCCCGGCCGAACACGGCCTGGGCGCGGGCGTCCCATTCGAGGCGGTCCTGGGCAATATCCCAGGTAAAGACGCCAGTGGCCGAGGCTTCCAGCGCCAGGTTCAGGCGGGCTTCGTTTTCCTCGATGCGCTGGCGGCTGAGCTTGCGCTCGGTGATGTCGCGCAGGGCCACGTGCAGCAGCGGCTCGCCCACCACCAGCACCGGGTTGAAGGACAGCTCGTCCCAGCGCGGCTGGCCGGCCGCGTCGTAGCGCCGCCACTCGTGGCGGCACCAGCCGTGCGCCTGGGCTTCGCGGGCGCAATAGTTCAGCACTTCCCGCAGCGGGCGGCCGTCGGGCTGGTCGTCGGGCCAGAACCCGGCCAGGTGGCGGCCCAGCACTTCTTTTTTATCGGCGGCCCCCAGCAGGCGCAGGGCGGCGGCGTTGGCGTCCACCAGGCACTGGCCGCGCAGCAGCAGCACGCCGTCGTGGCTCTGCTCGAAGGTGGCGCGGAAGCGGGCCTCGCTGGCGGCCAGGGCATCGGCGACCTGGCGGCGGGCCGTCACGTCGGTGAGGGCCAGGCGGCAGCCGGCGGGAGCATGGTCGCCGCCGCCGGGCCCGGTGCCCACCAGGCCTTCGAGCTGGGCAAAAAACGGCGCTTCGCCGGGGCCCTGCATGGCCACCTCGCAGGTGTGGCGCTGGCCGGGCGCGGCCCACAGCCGGGCCAGAAACTGGGAAAACGCCAGCCGCTCGGCGGGCGCCACGTACAAGTCCAGGCGCCGGCCCAGCAGCTGCTGGCGCACGGGGCCCAGCTGCTGGGCCAGGCGCAGGTTTAGCTGGGCCAGGGTGCCGTCGGGGGCCAGGGTGCAGTAGCCCACCGGCGCAAAGTCGTACAAATCGACGTACTGGGCGCGGCTGGCTTCGGCGTCGGCCTGGGTCAGCAGCAGCTCTTCGTACTGCATTTCCAGCTCAATCTGGTGCACTTGCAGCTCCTGGGCCAGGCGTTGCGCGTCGGCGGGGGCCAGGGGCGCGGCGGCGGCCAGGCGCTGGCGCTCGGCGCGGGCGCGCAGCTGGGCTTGGGCGGTGCGGGGGTCGGGGGGGGTCATGGGGCCAACGGGCAGGGAGCGCGGGTAGTGCAAGCAAGGTAGGCCCGGGGCGGGGCATTGGCGCGGGCAGGCCCCTCTGGATAACAAGTATTTATCCGATTTTTTATCGTTCAGCTTGCGTTTAACGTTCAGCCTATTGCGCCGTTGGCGCCCCCGGTTTCCACCACTCCTTATGATTGATTTTGCCCCCGTTTTCCTGGCCCAGGTGCACGCCAGCACGCAAGTGCAGTTTGCGTACGACATCGCCGCCAGCCGCGTGGTGTTCGTCAACGCGGCCTACGCGCACGTGCTGCACGGCACCGACGCCGGGGCGAACGCCGAGCTGCCGGCCCTGCTCCGCCGCATTCACCCCGACGACCGGGGCTACCTGGCCGCGCACTGGCAGCAGTGGATGCGGGGCGAGCGGCTGGTGGCCATCGAGGTGCGCCTGCAAACCCCCGACCTTCCCAACCAGTGGTTTTCGGCCAGCCCCTACTACCACCCGGGGGGCCCCGGGGGCCCCTTGCTGCTGTGCACGCTGCACGACATCAGCGCGGCGAAGTACCACCAGGAGAATTCCGACCTGTTCAATAGCCGCAAAAACGTGACGCTGGAAGTGCTCTCGCACGACGCGAGCGGGGCGTTCATCCTGGTGGAGCAAATTGCGCAGTACCTGCGCGAAGAAATTCCCGAGCCCGCCCTGGCCCGCGTGACCCAGATGCTGGGCGTGCTCGAACAAACCAGCCGCGAGAGCGTGAAAATGATTCGGAACCTCATCAACCTGGAGTTTTCGGCTGCTGCCGACACCGACCTGAAGTTTGACCGGGTGGACCTGAACCTCGTCGTGCGGGGGCCCCTGGAGCAGCTGCAAATTGGGCAGGGGCTGCTGGGCCACCACTTCAGCTACGCGCTGCCCCCCGACCCGGTGTACGTGAACCTGGACGTGAGCAAGTTTACCCAGGTGCTCATCAACCTGGTGAGCAACGCCATCAAGTTCACGCGCGACGAGGGCCACGTGCGCGTGCTGGTGGAGCGGCTGCCGGGCCGGGCCCGCCTCCGGGTGAGCGACGACGGGATGGGCATTTCGGCGGCCATGCTGCCCCACGTGTTCGAGCGGTTCACGCGGGCGCGGCGGCTCGGCCTGCGGGGCGAGGAAACCATCGGCCTGGGCCTGTCGCTGTGCAAAACCATTGTGGAGTGGCACCACGGCACGCTTGCCGTGGCCAGCACCGAGGGCGCGGGCAGCGTGTTCACCGTCGAAATTCCCCTGGCGGAAGCCGTGGGCGACCTGGCCCCGA
This genomic stretch from Hymenobacter sp. PAMC 26628 harbors:
- a CDS encoding SusD/RagB family nutrient-binding outer membrane lipoprotein, translating into MKKQLRFLVPGLLAATALAGCEKFTTGYDISPNLPLAASTPLLLTSVEVATGLQEEANAARLSSIWTQQFTGVARQAAGLNVYQTLASDYDSDWANYYLYVTNNARLAEASADVDKNPLVKGIVQTLEGLSIGQATALWGDVPYSEAFTPLTIPQPKFDAQKDVYTSVQTLLTDAAANLAKPGISPGAADIFFGGTSAYWLGAANTLRARYYLHTKDYTNAAKYAALGVARPGGTPATNTELIIAHPGTAVHVDMNLIYSFLDQDRSGDITADAAFATKLLATGHTNTKTNETGRLNYFYTKTFVNGVQKGYATIDYEPNIYNGAFTPGSSYPIVTYVETQLILAEAQLRLGNFTAALAALNAVRAYHAGSTSLYAARGTAQYDAYTAADFAAGGIAVYGTANANEALLKEILTEKYLSMIGQIEPFNDQRRARPLAGGSVLAQSVVGVTPKKGAVLPQRFLYPQSEITTNSNTPAQTNADLFTPTSVNQ
- a CDS encoding sigma-54-dependent transcriptional regulator; this translates as MPTGTILLIDDETQLRTVVGRLLELEGYTVWQAPDARRGLQTLHDHADDILLVLSDVKLPDGYGVELLPRYKAQAPLAEVVLMTAYGTVADGVRAMKAGAFDYLTKGDSDDQLLVVAERAVEKARLQHRVADLERQVAGAQSTFDAIIGHAPALEAAKHLARQAAPTDATVLLGGPTGAGKELFAQAIHGASGRRNKAFVAVNCSAFSCELLESELFGYKKGAFTGAQAVSFPCK
- a CDS encoding helix-turn-helix domain-containing protein — encoded protein: MAKYYVLALRAEEQASLTELVQQRRVASARLVRAQCLLAVATNGLNWSDTQTSQAYGVSTRTLERLRQRACEAGVEAALLGQPRQQWPASKYTGEVEAHLAAAACSTPPEGYAHWTLRLLAAHLVTLQVLPEASPAMVGRVLKKMRYSPGSDRCG
- a CDS encoding IS630 family transposase; this encodes MWVIPPAQNAAFVCAMERVLDVYQRPYDPAQPVVCLDESPKQLLRESRVPLPLPDGSTRYDCEYHRQGVAQVYMLHEPLAGRRRVQVEDRHDRLTFARAVARLLEEDYAQATRVTLVLDNLSAHQPAAFYEIFDPVRAHALLQRVEFVFTPKHGSWLNMAEIEFAALLTHGLPQRVPDRPTLEAHCYAWQLARNQLGAPTNWQFTTEKARIKLKRLYPTTG
- the tnpA gene encoding IS66 family insertion sequence element accessory protein TnpA, translating into MKKSRFSEAQIVGMLRQQEQGQTVAQSCRAHSISEATFYAWKNKLGGISTSELQRLKHLADENRRLNQLYAELSLENQVIKEVLRKK
- a CDS encoding IS3 family transposase; the encoded protein is MSQRQACRLAGLARDRYATPPGGGRGGLQATDADLVTRLRALVKRHGGWGCWKYYYRLRKLGVLVNHKRLWRIYQLLSLQLGKGRKKKRLPERVKQPLEVPIQPNVCWSLDFMSEALTDGRRFRTLNVVEDWNREVLGIEVDFSLPATRVVALLTTLVSRYGSPTRIRVDNGPELISQVLQTWCEDQHIELHWIQPASPTQNAYIERFNGSFRRELLNAYLFTTLRQVREQCQSWQYDYNHLRPHEALNFLTPIEFRQAA
- a CDS encoding outer membrane beta-barrel protein, which gives rise to MKKLLLALLVGTAAAPAARAQADADAPAKPTPPAPAPRPATRTSVGLKAGYSLSSITGDGASALPNADRLPAFHLGAYGQLGINKFASVQAELLYARRGYRTTLGSTAAYNTRLNYLDLPVLFVGNLTPNLSFHAGPQASVLLDVARDGDNVPLGGRYQRFALGGVGGLEYRVGNARLGARYNLSFSRLYQQDANVQYNSGAVFLSNNNIYTRSLEVYLGFGFGN
- a CDS encoding KUP/HAK/KT family potassium transporter; protein product: MYLGCKGREIKNRLLATVPVASSVPTLEELSADTSVRRYASNLVYLTHSKTPGALESEILYSIIRKQPKRADRYWFINMSTLTDPYSTRYSVEELVPGVAYKINFRLGFRVQPRLNLLFRRVLEEMAARGEIDITSRYDSLARHHLPGDFRFVVLEKVLSYDNQLTW
- a CDS encoding PAS domain-containing sensor histidine kinase codes for the protein MTPPDPRTAQAQLRARAERQRLAAAAPLAPADAQRLAQELQVHQIELEMQYEELLLTQADAEASRAQYVDLYDFAPVGYCTLAPDGTLAQLNLRLAQQLGPVRQQLLGRRLDLYVAPAERLAFSQFLARLWAAPGQRHTCEVAMQGPGEAPFFAQLEGLVGTGPGGGDHAPAGCRLALTDVTARRQVADALAASEARFRATFEQSHDGVLLLRGQCLVDANAAALRLLGAADKKEVLGRHLAGFWPDDQPDGRPLREVLNYCAREAQAHGWCRHEWRRYDAAGQPRWDELSFNPVLVVGEPLLHVALRDITERKLSRQRIEENEARLNLALEASATGVFTWDIAQDRLEWDARAQAVFGRAFDPAPVPAAVLGERLHPDDAPRVWAATEAAIAAQAPLAIDYRAVWPDGSVHHVSAAGRAVADAHGQVKSLAGVLRDVTALYAAEEELHYKNRLLDHILKSLPVALIRFDPEGRYLSLAGAGLRRLGLADNGLVGQLAAEVFPSEAAAIGRLLAGHDDNHLAVLGTPEQPAYFLTYSFWDPIYREGVRFALDVTESELLKQTVARQQQVLLVAVLTAQEEERRRIAEALHNGVGQLLYATRLHLDALPPSAAVRAGQELLSDAIRATRTMAFELTPSILEDFGLPAALRELARRIPANQLAVDLNLSNLDAPLPAPLATAVYRTVQELLNNVMKHARAREVFVQVAREGPEVHLSVEDNGVGFDADAPGPPPGLGLAGIRTRVGLLGGTLTVRSRPGQGTGVFLVLPVA
- a CDS encoding PAS domain-containing sensor histidine kinase → MIDFAPVFLAQVHASTQVQFAYDIAASRVVFVNAAYAHVLHGTDAGANAELPALLRRIHPDDRGYLAAHWQQWMRGERLVAIEVRLQTPDLPNQWFSASPYYHPGGPGGPLLLCTLHDISAAKYHQENSDLFNSRKNVTLEVLSHDASGAFILVEQIAQYLREEIPEPALARVTQMLGVLEQTSRESVKMIRNLINLEFSAAADTDLKFDRVDLNLVVRGPLEQLQIGQGLLGHHFSYALPPDPVYVNLDVSKFTQVLINLVSNAIKFTRDEGHVRVLVERLPGRARLRVSDDGMGISAAMLPHVFERFTRARRLGLRGEETIGLGLSLCKTIVEWHHGTLAVASTEGAGSVFTVEIPLAEAVGDLAPSELDQPVGAAA